In the genome of Deinococcus sp. QL22, one region contains:
- a CDS encoding S8 family serine peptidase, with protein MDEFMIGESLPAFHDGMLLIKMNSQGPAATAIAQDTAGGTTFMAAVDRVSAATTGLAALSFYERAGLISQVVPLSANTNYMQSAVATTMAAATNQVAGDDLGGVSIVQLTQDQEANQLHRILSSDPNVAYISRVPTRYLLAKATGIVGGIPPAPTRMWNLNRIGWEPKIVDVNEAKKIRVGVFDTGVDVTHPDLMKGIARYTVAYPDLPGNASEQDIVGHGTHVTGTIGAGINDDVGINGICRSQLLVWKIFNDTPTYLPRGNVFWYLVDPLLYRRALNDCLQGSLVDVLNLSIGGPQPPDQLEHALYTKLLESGVTIVAAMGNERQQGSPISYPAAIPGVIAVGATGLNDTVASFSNAGNHITLCAPGVAIWSTVPTYPGQVGYQALPGPGGAARGRSIARETNYAAFNGTSMAAPHVSAAVALLLAKGTKPADVLELLKTTADPVPGMRGQTWHPDYGAGRLNLRRLLSA; from the coding sequence ATGGATGAATTTATGATCGGTGAATCGCTGCCCGCGTTCCACGATGGGATGTTGCTCATCAAAATGAACAGCCAGGGACCGGCAGCGACAGCAATAGCGCAGGACACTGCTGGCGGAACAACATTTATGGCAGCGGTGGATAGAGTCTCGGCTGCGACGACTGGCTTAGCTGCGTTGTCCTTCTACGAACGGGCTGGATTGATCAGCCAGGTTGTGCCGCTGTCAGCGAATACCAACTACATGCAAAGTGCTGTAGCGACAACTATGGCCGCTGCTACTAACCAGGTGGCTGGAGATGACTTGGGCGGCGTGAGCATAGTGCAGCTGACCCAAGACCAGGAGGCGAATCAGCTGCACCGTATCCTTAGCAGTGACCCTAATGTGGCGTACATCTCGCGTGTTCCAACTCGTTATCTGCTTGCCAAGGCCACAGGCATTGTAGGAGGTATACCACCCGCGCCTACGCGGATGTGGAACCTGAACAGGATAGGGTGGGAGCCTAAGATCGTAGACGTAAATGAGGCCAAGAAAATTCGAGTGGGGGTCTTCGACACTGGAGTGGATGTCACTCACCCAGACCTCATGAAGGGCATCGCTAGGTATACCGTGGCCTACCCAGATTTACCCGGAAACGCCTCAGAGCAGGACATCGTTGGTCATGGTACTCATGTCACGGGTACGATTGGGGCAGGCATCAATGATGATGTGGGTATCAACGGCATTTGCCGCAGCCAGTTGCTGGTCTGGAAAATCTTTAACGATACTCCCACATACCTCCCCCGCGGCAATGTCTTTTGGTATCTCGTCGATCCCCTCCTGTACCGTCGGGCGTTGAATGACTGTTTACAAGGGAGTTTGGTGGACGTGCTCAATCTTAGTATTGGCGGCCCCCAGCCTCCAGATCAGTTAGAGCACGCTCTATACACCAAGTTGCTCGAAAGTGGGGTCACCATCGTGGCTGCAATGGGCAACGAACGTCAACAGGGAAGTCCCATCTCCTATCCTGCTGCGATTCCCGGAGTCATTGCCGTCGGCGCGACCGGATTGAATGACACTGTCGCTAGCTTCTCCAACGCGGGCAATCACATCACCCTATGTGCACCAGGAGTTGCCATATGGTCGACCGTTCCCACATATCCAGGCCAGGTTGGCTATCAGGCACTTCCTGGACCCGGTGGTGCTGCGCGCGGCCGCTCAATAGCTCGGGAAACGAACTATGCTGCATTTAACGGCACCTCTATGGCTGCGCCTCACGTTTCAGCAGCCGTCGCCCTCCTACTTGCGAAGGGTACGAAGCCCGCTGACGTCCTTGAACTCCTCAAGACTACTGCCGATCCTGTACCCGGAATGCGGGGACAAACTTGGCACCCGGATTACGGGGCTGGAAGGCTGAATCTGCGCCGCCTTCTCAGCGCATAG